Sequence from the Synergistaceae bacterium genome:
AAACGGCAGTCCCAGTTCTCTTTCAAAACAAAGGCAGACAAACAGAAGAGCGATGACGAACTGTCCCGCGTAAAATCGCCTCAGGGACCTGTCGGAAAGCAGGCCTTCATAGAGGTATCGGGCCCCGCAGAAACATATCTGCTGAACCAGCACCCAAAAGAGTCCCATGGATTTTTCGATCAGAAAAACGACCTGAGGCGCTTCCATCCGTCTATCCGTCCCGTCCGCAAATCTTCATCTCAAAAATCTACAGATCCCCAAAAGGAGACCGCCGCAAAAGCTCGCGTATTTCCTCCGGGGACCAGAGCCGGCCGTCGTTCATTCCGGGACAGTGACGAGCCTGCCGGTCCCATTCGGCTTTCGACTCCACGACGGAAGGCCAGAAGGGGAAAAGAGAACACTGAAGCGGACGCAGGGGATAGATGGCGCACTTTGCCGATTTTGAGTCGAGGAAAACGCAGTCCCCGTTGAAACGCTCGACAAAACTGGGCCGCCCCCATCGATGCGTGACATACCCAGCGTTAAATCGCTCCCGATCCAGGTTCAGAAACCCTCTTACCTTCTCTCCCTCCTCAGGAGTAAAAAAAATAGCGCCGGGTTCTCCCCGGCAGCATCTTCCACATCCCAGACAGGTGAAGCGCAGTCCCTCGCTCCACCACGGCTCCGGCAAATTTTCCTCAGCCATTCTCCGCCTCCGCGTCTTCACCCCGATGAGCTTTCAGGGTCGCCGCCACCTGCGGAACCAGTTGGTCGTAAAGGACCTTCCAGAGCCCCGAGTCCGTGCTTTTGATGATTTCCTCCGATGCCATTTCGAGAGACAGATCTTCCATTTGCTTCCAGGGACGCTGCTTTTCGTCCTGTCCCGCCATCTGACGGGCGTCCGTCTTCATTTTTTTCCAGATCTGAGCCCACAGAATGGACTCGAACTGCTGACAGGCTTCCTTCAGCTTCTGAGCGTCCCGGGTTTTATGAACCTCAGGCGAAATTTCCTGTTTATGGGCTCTGACGTTGTACACCTGCAGAGAAGTCATGTTCTTTCGCTCTCTCTCCGTTCACTTACAGATTCACGAGCTGGCCGTGCAGGGCTCCCGCCTCGTTAATGGCCTGCAGGATCTCAATGATGTCCCGGGGCGACGCTCCAATGGCGTTGATGACCCGAACAAGATCGCGCACCGTAGTCGTCGCAGGCATGGCAATCAGGCTGCTTCCATTTTCATCCACCGTGATGTCCGTCCGGTTTTCCGTAGCGGTCTGGCCCCCTCCGAGGGGGTTGGGCTGCACCACGTTGGGATCCTCCGCCACGGAAACCGACAGATTCCCGTGGGCCACGGCGACCGCGCTGATCTTCACGTCGCCTCCCATCACCACGGTTCCGGTACGCTCGTTTACCGCCACCCGGGCCACGTTGTCGGGCTGAATTTCCAGTTTTTCCATTTTTGCGAGAAACGCCGTGGGAGCTCCCGCGTACTGGGGAGGCAGGTCGAGAACCACACGCCCCGCGTCCGAAGGCCGGGCGATCAGCCCGAAAACGGAGTTAATCGCGTCCGAAATTCTCTGAGCCGTTGTAAAGTCGGGGTTACGCAGAAGAAGGGCCAGTTGTCCGCCTCCGGCGTAATCCGTGGGGACATCCCGCTCCACAATGGCTCCATTGGGGATTCTCCCGGCGGTGGGCACATTTTTGGTGGTGGAGGCAGCCGTTCCTGAAACCGCGTACCCTCCCACCAGAACGGGCCCCTGAGCTACGGCGTAAACCTTGCCGTCCGCCGCCCTGAGAGGCGCCTGAAGCAGGGTTCCCCCCTGGATGCTCTTGGCGTCCCCCATGGTGCTGACGTTCAGGTCGATGGTCTGGCCGGGACGCACGTAAGGCGGCAGGTCCGCCGTCAGACTGACCACCGCCACGTTTTTGCTCCGGATCGATTTTTCGTCCAGGGTGACGCCGTACTGCTGCAGAAGGTTCTTCATCATCTGCATCGCCATCGGAGACTTATCTCCCGTTCCCGCAAGGCCCATGACGAGCCCCACTCCGGAAAGCTGGTTCGATCGGGCCCCTTCAATTTCCACCACATCCTTGATCCGCACCTCGGGATGCACCCGGTGAAAATCCAGATCTCTGAGGTTTACAGAAGCCTCGGCGGAAGAGGTAAGGAAAAAGCAGAACGTAAGCAGCACAAGCGCCAGAGCGCAGGGTTCAAGGCGTTTTCGCCGCAGTTTCATCACGGGCTCACTCATCATTATGTTCGTCATCTTCATCTTGTCATCATCTCATCATTATGTTCGTCACAGAACCGTCGCCGCCCTAAAAAACGGCCTGCAGAACCTGAGTGATCAGGCCTGGTTTCTGAGTACGGCTCAGGGCGCCCTTTCCCTTGATGGCCAGCTCCGCGTTGGCCACCAGACGGCTTAGAATCTGATTGTCGCTGTTCACGTCCTGAGGGCGAATGACGCCCACGAGCTGAAGCTGCAGCGTTTCCTCCACCGTTCGAATGTCCCGGGTCCCTTCGATGACGAGATTTCCGTTGGGAAGAACCTCCGTCACCATACAGGAGAGCGTCGTCTTTCCATAATGGTTGCGCTTGATGGAACTGTCTCCCTTCGCGTCGTTCTGCGAGGTCAGACTCATCTGACGAATAAACTTCAAAATACCCGTGCCGTCGCTGACGGAGTTACTGGCGGACTTTTTCAGGTCGCTGACGGCCTTGTCCTGGGTATCCGTTTTTTCGTCCACCAGAACCGTTACAATATCACCGACTCTGCCGGGTCTCTGGTCAGCTATCCAGTTGTTCGTGTCGTTCCACAACGACCCCGCCTCCGCGCCTGCCGTCAGTCCCAAAACCAGCGCCAGAGAAAGACAGCTCCACACCAGTCTCCTTATGCAGCCGGCTTTTCTCTCGCTTTTTCTCTCATTTTTCCTCACGGCATTTTCACCTCCACCGTATCCTTGTCCATAACAACCGCCGACAGGACGGTTTTACTCGAAAGATTACGCACTTTAATCGTCTCTCCCGCGGAGCCTGGCTCCAGGGCCTCCCCTCGGGTTTTAACCGCCAGAGCGCCATAACGCGCCACGATGGTGACAATTTTTCCTCTTTCTATTATCGGCACGCCCGCAATCAAGTTGAGAGGAACGGGCTCTCCCTGAGAAAGATTCTTTCGAAGCGAGAGACCGACCGCCTCCGTGAGCTTCGATGCGTAGATTCCCGGCCGGCTGATGCGAACCCGCCGAACGACGAAGTCCGATTCACGCAAAGGCTCGTCTTTTTTGACAGAACGCGCAAGAACCAGCGCCTGCTGATACCAGGTGAGGCGCACCGCCAGCGAGCGTTCTTCGCCCCGGGGATTTCGGAACTTCAGTGTCGCCGATGGAGTGCCGGGGACGATACTGCTCGGCGCCACCAGCCGGCCGGGGGGAACCGCGCCCTGATGCCGCACCTCCACATCTCCGTCCCAGGCGGCGAGTTTTTTGACCGCGGAGGCCAGATCCGTCCCCGGCCCTGCGCCGGCCGGCGGAGAAGAGGAAGCTCTTTCATCTCCCTCGCCTTCCGTGAGGACCGTGACGGAAACCGGCATTTTCAGCTCCACTCGCACGCCTTCGAGGCCGCTGACCTGCAGAGCCTCCACCACCTGCTGACGGGTGATGACCCCGTTCCGTACCGACAGAAGCAGCGACCCGGCCTGTTTTGTCAGCTCATCGGGCCCCTCCAGCTCGGCGATCTCAGAGAGAGCGCAGGCCTCTCCCTCCAAACGAACGACTCCGGGGACGGCAATGCGGATGGTTTGCGTCAGATCGGCGGCAAACGCGGCATTTCCAAAAGGCGTCGCCTTCGTCACTGACGGAGACGCCGGAAAAAACAAAAACAAAAGGGAAAAAAATATAAAAGAAAATATAAAGGAAAAGATAAAAAAAGGGCGGAAAGTTCTCCGCCCCTCCGTGCATTCCATTTCGGGCTACCGTTTCAGTCCGTTGGCGATTCTCAAAAGTTCGTCCGCCGTCTGCACGCCCTTGGAGTTCGCCTCGTAGGCGCGCTGCGCAACGATCATGTCCACCATTTCCTCCACCACCTGCACGTTGGACATTTCGAGAATGCCCTGCCGCACCTCGGACATGCCGTCCTGTCCAGGCTGGGCCAGAATGGGGTCTCCGCTGGCGTCCGTCTGGATAAAGATGTTGTTGCCCTCCGCCAGAAGACCCGCCGGGTTGATGAAACGCGCCAGCTCCAGTTGCCCGATCTCCTGGGTTTCCGTCTGTCCCGCCAGACGAACGGAAAGCACGCCCGTGTTGCTGAGCGAAATCTCAATGGCATCTTCAGGAATGATCATCGCCGGCTCCAGCAGCAGACCATCCTCGTTGACGATCTGGCCGTCTCCGTCCACCTGCCAGGACCCCGCCCGGGTGTAGCCAATCGTTCCATCCTGCAGCGTCACCTGAAAAAATCCATGCTGCCCCGCGATGGTCCAATCCAAAGGATTGTCCGTCACTTCGAGATAGCCTTCCGTCATGAAGCTCGGCGTTCCCATGACCCGTGTTCCCAAACCCACCTGAACTCCCGTGGGGATCGTGGAATTCGGCTCCACCGGCGTTCCCGGCTGACGATTGACCTGATAGAGCAGGTCCTGAAAATCCGCACGCCGCTTCTTGTATCCCGTCGTGTTGACGTTGGCCAGGTTGTGCGACACCACGTCAAGGTGCGTC
This genomic interval carries:
- a CDS encoding flagellar basal body P-ring protein FlgI, which gives rise to MKMTNIMMSEPVMKLRRKRLEPCALALVLLTFCFFLTSSAEASVNLRDLDFHRVHPEVRIKDVVEIEGARSNQLSGVGLVMGLAGTGDKSPMAMQMMKNLLQQYGVTLDEKSIRSKNVAVVSLTADLPPYVRPGQTIDLNVSTMGDAKSIQGGTLLQAPLRAADGKVYAVAQGPVLVGGYAVSGTAASTTKNVPTAGRIPNGAIVERDVPTDYAGGGQLALLLRNPDFTTAQRISDAINSVFGLIARPSDAGRVVLDLPPQYAGAPTAFLAKMEKLEIQPDNVARVAVNERTGTVVMGGDVKISAVAVAHGNLSVSVAEDPNVVQPNPLGGGQTATENRTDITVDENGSSLIAMPATTTVRDLVRVINAIGASPRDIIEILQAINEAGALHGQLVNL
- a CDS encoding YkgJ family cysteine cluster protein → MAEENLPEPWWSEGLRFTCLGCGRCCRGEPGAIFFTPEEGEKVRGFLNLDRERFNAGYVTHRWGRPSFVERFNGDCVFLDSKSAKCAIYPLRPLQCSLFPFWPSVVESKAEWDRQARHCPGMNDGRLWSPEEIRELLRRSPFGDL
- the flgA gene encoding flagellar basal body P-ring formation chaperone FlgA, with the protein product MTKATPFGNAAFAADLTQTIRIAVPGVVRLEGEACALSEIAELEGPDELTKQAGSLLLSVRNGVITRQQVVEALQVSGLEGVRVELKMPVSVTVLTEGEGDERASSSPPAGAGPGTDLASAVKKLAAWDGDVEVRHQGAVPPGRLVAPSSIVPGTPSATLKFRNPRGEERSLAVRLTWYQQALVLARSVKKDEPLRESDFVVRRVRISRPGIYASKLTEAVGLSLRKNLSQGEPVPLNLIAGVPIIERGKIVTIVARYGALAVKTRGEALEPGSAGETIKVRNLSSKTVLSAVVMDKDTVEVKMP
- the flgG gene encoding flagellar basal-body rod protein FlgG, with the translated sequence MLRSLWSSASGMIAQQTHLDVVSHNLANVNTTGYKKRRADFQDLLYQVNRQPGTPVEPNSTIPTGVQVGLGTRVMGTPSFMTEGYLEVTDNPLDWTIAGQHGFFQVTLQDGTIGYTRAGSWQVDGDGQIVNEDGLLLEPAMIIPEDAIEISLSNTGVLSVRLAGQTETQEIGQLELARFINPAGLLAEGNNIFIQTDASGDPILAQPGQDGMSEVRQGILEMSNVQVVEEMVDMIVAQRAYEANSKGVQTADELLRIANGLKR
- a CDS encoding flagellar basal body L-ring protein FlgH, which codes for MRKNERKSERKAGCIRRLVWSCLSLALVLGLTAGAEAGSLWNDTNNWIADQRPGRVGDIVTVLVDEKTDTQDKAVSDLKKSASNSVSDGTGILKFIRQMSLTSQNDAKGDSSIKRNHYGKTTLSCMVTEVLPNGNLVIEGTRDIRTVEETLQLQLVGVIRPQDVNSDNQILSRLVANAELAIKGKGALSRTQKPGLITQVLQAVF